From the genome of Desulfobotulus pelophilus, one region includes:
- a CDS encoding quaternary amine ABC transporter ATP-binding protein, which produces MTESKQKSKIRVEGLTKVFGPRARIPEALHLLQQGEDKTTILKKTKCGIGVSNVSFTVTEGEIVVIMGLSGSGKSTLVRCINRLIHPTSGKIFIDDEDITALTPDALRRVRLSKLGMVFQNFALFPHRTVCQNAEYGLEIQGMDPESRQKKAMTALEQVGLKGWENHYPHNLSGGMQQRVGLARALALDPDILLMDEAFSALDPLIRSDMQDELIGLQQKLQKTIVFISHDLDEALKLGDRIILMKDGVIVQSGTGEEILTNPATDYVARFVENVDITKVLTAESVMIRPKAMVSPTTHGPKSALRFMQKEGFSQIFVHDKNHQVIGIVSAEAASEASARGEKNLFAIMQQDFLHVAPDTPAADLIPILADIPYPLPVLENGKMKGIIIRGSLLAALAERGRSTDNA; this is translated from the coding sequence ATGACAGAATCCAAACAGAAATCTAAAATTCGTGTGGAGGGCCTTACCAAAGTTTTCGGCCCCAGAGCACGCATACCGGAAGCACTTCACCTGCTGCAGCAGGGGGAAGACAAGACAACCATACTCAAAAAAACGAAATGCGGCATTGGGGTTTCCAATGTCAGTTTCACGGTAACAGAGGGTGAAATTGTTGTGATCATGGGTCTTTCCGGAAGTGGTAAATCCACCCTTGTTCGCTGCATCAACCGCCTCATCCACCCCACATCAGGAAAAATCTTCATTGATGATGAAGATATCACCGCCCTGACTCCGGATGCCCTGCGCAGAGTACGGCTCAGCAAGCTGGGGATGGTATTTCAGAACTTTGCCCTCTTCCCCCACAGAACCGTCTGTCAGAATGCCGAATACGGTCTTGAAATTCAGGGAATGGACCCGGAATCCAGACAAAAAAAAGCCATGACCGCACTGGAACAGGTGGGGCTGAAAGGATGGGAAAACCATTACCCCCACAACCTGTCCGGTGGCATGCAGCAGCGGGTGGGGCTGGCAAGGGCTCTGGCCCTGGACCCTGACATTCTGCTTATGGACGAAGCGTTCAGTGCTCTGGATCCGCTGATCCGTTCCGATATGCAGGACGAACTGATCGGTCTCCAGCAAAAATTGCAGAAAACCATCGTTTTCATCAGCCATGATCTGGATGAGGCTCTGAAACTGGGGGACAGAATCATACTGATGAAGGACGGGGTTATAGTTCAGAGCGGAACCGGGGAAGAAATTCTGACCAACCCGGCAACGGATTATGTGGCAAGATTCGTGGAAAACGTGGATATCACCAAAGTACTGACGGCTGAATCCGTTATGATACGACCCAAAGCCATGGTTTCTCCCACTACCCACGGCCCCAAATCAGCCCTTCGCTTCATGCAGAAGGAAGGCTTTTCCCAGATTTTCGTTCACGATAAAAACCATCAGGTCATTGGCATTGTCTCTGCCGAAGCGGCATCGGAAGCCAGTGCCAGGGGTGAAAAAAATTTATTTGCCATCATGCAGCAGGATTTTCTCCATGTTGCACCGGATACCCCCGCAGCAGACCTTATCCCCATCCTTGCCGATATCCCCTATCCCCTGCCCGTACTGGAAAATGGAAAAATGAAAGGAATCATTATTCGGGGATCCCTGCTGGCTGCCCTGGCAGAAAGAGGAAGGAGCACGGACAATGCCTAG